One stretch of Lacrimispora sphenoides DNA includes these proteins:
- a CDS encoding M15 family metallopeptidase produces the protein MRDITLCHPRLQVLAAKLVEECSNQGLIIKIGETYRTVAEQDALYAQGRTTPGNIVTNAPGSTYSSYHQWGTAFDIFRNDGQGAYNEAGNFFGRVGAIGVSLGLEWGGNWKSPVDKPHFQLPDWGSSTSGIKKVYANPDVFKKTWTSTEIPKVKKSGWHQEDNGWRFYLGDTGLPVRNDWLMDQDKWYWFNGAGIMITNTWYQYKCEWYYLGADGAMVKGLQASGGKWYYLYKDGKMATDPVILTPGQDGALQYPGLAE, from the coding sequence ATGAGAGATATCACATTATGCCACCCTCGTCTGCAGGTGCTGGCTGCCAAGCTGGTAGAAGAATGCAGCAACCAGGGATTAATAATCAAAATAGGCGAGACATATCGCACCGTAGCAGAACAGGACGCATTATACGCACAGGGCAGAACTACACCCGGTAATATCGTGACCAATGCTCCAGGAAGTACATACAGTTCTTATCACCAGTGGGGAACTGCCTTTGATATTTTCAGGAATGATGGACAAGGCGCTTATAATGAAGCAGGTAACTTTTTCGGAAGAGTTGGGGCCATCGGTGTGAGCCTGGGCCTGGAATGGGGAGGAAACTGGAAATCACCAGTTGATAAGCCTCACTTCCAGCTTCCGGATTGGGGAAGCTCCACTTCTGGAATTAAGAAGGTTTATGCTAACCCTGATGTATTTAAAAAGACATGGACTTCGACAGAGATACCAAAAGTAAAGAAATCAGGCTGGCATCAGGAGGATAATGGGTGGAGGTTCTACTTGGGAGATACCGGCCTTCCGGTCCGTAATGATTGGCTAATGGATCAGGATAAATGGTACTGGTTTAATGGTGCCGGAATCATGATTACAAACACGTGGTATCAGTACAAGTGTGAATGGTATTACCTGGGTGCTGATGGAGCCATGGTTAAGGGATTACAAGCTTCTGGTGGCAAGTGGTATTACTTATATAAAGACGGAAAGATGGCAACCGATCCAGTAATACTCACGCCGGGACAGGACGGAGCGTTACAGTATCCCGGACTGGCAGAATAA
- a CDS encoding phage holin family protein, producing the protein MRMKKEYVFAVQGAAAAIGAFLSDKLGILYPVLCVLTLMMVADNISGMLASKTEAIDHPGDPSYGWSSKKGAKGIIKKVGYLCVIAVAMVVDYIIATVSGTVGFDVPTNVFFGLLVAVWYLLNELLSIIENAGRMGAPVPEWLSKYIAVLKNKIDNTETQKQ; encoded by the coding sequence ATGAGAATGAAAAAAGAATATGTATTTGCAGTTCAGGGGGCCGCGGCAGCTATTGGAGCCTTTTTAAGCGATAAACTGGGAATCTTATACCCGGTGTTGTGCGTTTTAACTCTCATGATGGTGGCTGATAATATATCGGGTATGCTTGCAAGCAAGACGGAGGCCATAGATCACCCGGGGGATCCATCTTATGGGTGGAGTTCAAAGAAGGGGGCAAAAGGCATCATTAAAAAGGTCGGCTATTTATGTGTGATAGCCGTAGCAATGGTAGTAGATTATATCATTGCCACAGTATCTGGAACCGTTGGTTTCGACGTGCCTACAAACGTGTTTTTTGGGCTTCTGGTGGCAGTTTGGTACTTGCTTAATGAGTTGCTGTCTATCATAGAAAACGCTGGTAGAATGGGCGCTCCTGTGCCTGAATGGCTAAGTAAATACATAGCTGTATTAAAAAATAAGATTGATAACACAGAAACACAGAAACAATAG
- a CDS encoding tyrosine-type recombinase/integrase, with protein sequence MNTKSKEKQLKRVYDLTKIKTRPDDGRKYFIIQRKPISSNTYEGLIDKLYDQFFGATAASMETYFETWMEWREKETSVSRKTIKENRFMWNSLLKYQDITLIPLKELTAKDLIIYFRNITKGRQITRKRFNDLKSIINGILYLAVENDIIEQNCLRDINYKQFSYKTENTRITPYTEEERLQIINHLGDDFYSLAIKLDFYLILRIGELKGLRWDDISGDFLHIQRFVDDKNEIVEDIKGHASEGKRYMPLTPKAKEILTHIQILNPDSEYIFIRNGQPLATVTFNRRLKKCCKELDIEYRSSHKLRFSTASIMYKNGMEDTELQKLLGHTSLTMTQHYLRNFTSQEETASKMRAILD encoded by the coding sequence ATGAATACAAAATCAAAGGAAAAGCAGTTAAAAAGAGTTTATGATTTAACAAAGATCAAAACCAGACCGGATGATGGACGAAAGTATTTTATCATCCAAAGAAAACCCATAAGCAGCAATACTTACGAAGGTTTAATCGACAAACTGTATGATCAGTTCTTCGGGGCTACTGCCGCTAGCATGGAAACATACTTTGAAACATGGATGGAATGGAGAGAAAAGGAGACAAGCGTAAGCAGAAAGACAATTAAAGAAAACCGTTTTATGTGGAATTCTTTACTGAAGTATCAGGATATCACTTTGATTCCTTTAAAGGAGCTGACAGCAAAAGATCTGATTATCTATTTCAGGAACATTACAAAAGGCCGCCAGATCACAAGAAAACGCTTTAATGACCTAAAAAGCATTATAAATGGGATTCTGTACCTTGCAGTGGAAAATGATATTATAGAACAAAATTGCCTTAGAGACATCAATTATAAACAGTTCAGTTATAAGACAGAAAACACCAGGATTACCCCATACACCGAGGAAGAACGTCTGCAAATTATAAATCACTTGGGAGACGATTTTTACTCACTGGCAATAAAGCTGGATTTCTATTTAATCCTGCGCATAGGTGAATTAAAGGGATTGAGATGGGATGACATTTCCGGCGATTTTCTACATATCCAACGCTTTGTAGATGATAAAAATGAAATCGTTGAAGATATCAAAGGCCATGCAAGCGAAGGAAAACGTTACATGCCATTAACACCAAAAGCCAAAGAAATCCTGACACATATCCAGATTCTAAATCCAGACAGCGAATACATCTTCATCCGCAACGGCCAGCCTCTGGCAACGGTAACCTTTAACCGCCGCTTAAAGAAATGCTGTAAGGAATTAGATATAGAATACCGCTCCTCCCACAAACTCCGCTTCTCCACGGCTTCCATCATGTACAAAAACGGAATGGAAGACACGGAGCTTCAGAAACTCCTGGGGCATACCAGCCTTACCATGACCCAGCACTATCTCCGTAACTTCACTTCCCAGGAAGAAACTGCATCAAAAATGAGGGCAATCCTGGATTAA
- a CDS encoding XkdX family protein, which produces MFETLMRLFDGGKGPLTIAMLANAVIKSWITEVQKQEILASKN; this is translated from the coding sequence ATGTTTGAGACATTAATGAGATTATTTGATGGTGGCAAAGGCCCGCTTACAATTGCTATGCTTGCAAATGCAGTAATCAAGAGCTGGATTACAGAAGTACAGAAACAGGAGATTCTTGCATCTAAAAATTAA
- a CDS encoding oxidoreductase produces MIHEMTEENIHDSVNAFRSSVAWVAEIGFDGIEIHGTHGYVINGNLMPYTD; encoded by the coding sequence ATGATCCATGAGATGACGGAAGAGAATATACACGATTCAGTTAATGCATTCCGTAGCTCTGTTGCCTGGGTAGCTGAAATTGGTTTTGATGGGATTGAAATTCATGGTACCCATGGCTATGTGATCAACGGAAATTTGATGCCGTATACTGATTGA
- a CDS encoding LytR/AlgR family response regulator transcription factor, protein MLPIYICDDNKTELKLFKKMVLEIIKAEGLKGMGVVCATPDPMEILDKLGRNISPALYFLDIDFGPGVINGIEVAAQIREHNQNAQIVMITGYNFALETYKRKIGVKDYILKGDIKDMTERVKTCLIDAQWPVAEPGDEDRIFMTIYSNYSKFTVDVNEIYYIEVVAGTQKKLNIHKRSGTMSASTTLKDLINQASNTFFQCHKSFIININYIKEINTKQREVIMINGVRIPVSLINIKKLEKAIQTNAKR, encoded by the coding sequence ATGTTACCAATTTACATTTGTGACGACAATAAAACAGAACTTAAGTTATTCAAGAAAATGGTATTAGAAATAATAAAAGCGGAAGGTCTTAAAGGCATGGGTGTTGTGTGTGCAACTCCTGACCCAATGGAAATACTTGATAAATTGGGTAGAAATATAAGTCCAGCCCTATACTTCTTGGATATCGATTTCGGGCCTGGGGTAATTAACGGTATAGAGGTGGCTGCGCAAATAAGGGAGCACAACCAAAATGCACAAATTGTAATGATTACCGGGTATAATTTTGCATTAGAAACATATAAAAGAAAAATTGGCGTCAAAGATTATATATTAAAAGGCGACATCAAAGACATGACTGAGAGGGTAAAAACATGTTTAATTGATGCACAATGGCCTGTTGCTGAACCCGGGGACGAGGATCGTATTTTCATGACGATTTACAGCAATTACTCAAAATTCACGGTGGATGTAAATGAGATATATTACATAGAAGTCGTAGCAGGCACACAAAAGAAACTAAATATACACAAAAGAAGCGGCACTATGAGTGCATCTACTACATTGAAAGATTTGATAAACCAAGCAAGCAATACTTTTTTCCAATGTCACAAATCCTTTATAATAAATATTAATTACATAAAAGAAATTAATACTAAGCAGCGTGAAGTCATTATGATAAATGGCGTTAGGATTCCGGTGTCTTTGATAAATATCAAAAAGCTGGAAAAGGCAATACAAACGAACGCGAAAAGATAG
- a CDS encoding helix-turn-helix domain-containing protein — MLKYDKALKLLEDAGYNTYKMKKTKLLSQSTYQKLKDGTTNLDGKSIDRLCKEFNCQPGDLMEWVPDEKE, encoded by the coding sequence ATGTTAAAATATGATAAGGCATTAAAACTTCTGGAAGATGCAGGATATAATACGTACAAAATGAAAAAAACAAAGTTGCTATCTCAGAGTACATACCAAAAGCTCAAAGACGGTACAACAAATTTAGATGGAAAATCTATTGATCGTCTATGCAAAGAATTCAATTGTCAGCCTGGGGACCTCATGGAGTGGGTGCCAGATGAAAAAGAATAG